A single Triticum dicoccoides isolate Atlit2015 ecotype Zavitan chromosome 2A, WEW_v2.0, whole genome shotgun sequence DNA region contains:
- the LOC119357183 gene encoding probable N-acetylglucosaminyl-phosphatidylinositol de-N-acetylase isoform X1 encodes MAWIWVVAAAGAILLLWAVSLGRILSSPALYCLPPSPRFSPPLHGDRRSRNVLLVLAHPDDESMFFSPTILFLESKGHKLHVLCMSLGNADGFGDTRKEELYNACATLKIPAEQVAVLDHQNLQDGFHEEWDHGLLAELTMEQIQLWDIDTIVTFDSYGVSGHPNHRDVHHGICKLLHENQQENIEAWELVSLNMFRKYSGAVEIWLSPLISSSSKQLVCCLVNCSPSRTFKAMAAHRSQWVWFRRLFVTLSSYTYVNMLQKF; translated from the exons ATGGCGTGGATCTGGGTGGTCGCGGCGGCCGGAGCAATCCTCTTACTGTGGGCGGTTTCCCTCGGCCGGATCCTCTCCTCcccggcgctctactgcctgcctcCGAGCCCCCGCTTCTCGCCCCCTCTCCACGGCGACAGGAGGAGCAGGAACGTGCTCCTGGTGCTCGCCCACCCCGACGACGAGTCCAT GTTTTTTAGTCCAACGATTCTTTTCCTCGAATCAAAAGGTCACAAGCTTCATGTTTTGTGCATGTCTCTTG GTAACGCTGATGGTTTTGGAGATACTCGTAAAGAAGAATTGTACAATGCATGCGCTACTCTTAAG ATTCCAGCTGAGCAAGTTGCAGTCTTGGACCATCAAAATTTGCAG GATGGGTTTCATGAGGAATGGGATCATGGACTACTAGCAGAACTTACCATGGAGCAGATCCAACTGTGGGATATCGACACA ATTGTGACCTTTGATTCCTATGGAGTATCAGGCCATCCGAATCATCGTGATGTTCATCATGGCATATG CAAGCTTCTTCATGAGAATCAGCAAGAAAATATTGAAGCGTGGGAACTT GTAAGCCTGAACATGTTTCGGAAATACAGTGGTGCAGTTGAAATTTGGTTATCTCCGTTGATCTCGTCAAGTTCAAAGCAACTGGTATGTTGTCTAGTTAACTGTAGCCCTTCCAGAACTTTTAAGGCAATGGCTGCACACAGAAGCCAGTGGGTTTG gTTTAGAAGATTGTTTGTAACACTTTCAAGTTACACGTACGTAAACATGCTCCAGAAATTTTAG
- the LOC119357183 gene encoding probable N-acetylglucosaminyl-phosphatidylinositol de-N-acetylase isoform X2 has protein sequence MAWIWVVAAAGAILLLWAVSLGRILSSPALYCLPPSPRFSPPLHGDRRSRNVLLVLAHPDDESMFFSPTILFLESKGHKLHVLCMSLGNADGFGDTRKEELYNACATLKIPAEQVAVLDHQNLQDGFHEEWDHGLLAELTMEQIQLWDIDTIVTFDSYGVSGHPNHRDVHHGICKLLHENQQENIEAWELVSLNMFRKYSGAVEIWLSPLISSSSKQLV, from the exons ATGGCGTGGATCTGGGTGGTCGCGGCGGCCGGAGCAATCCTCTTACTGTGGGCGGTTTCCCTCGGCCGGATCCTCTCCTCcccggcgctctactgcctgcctcCGAGCCCCCGCTTCTCGCCCCCTCTCCACGGCGACAGGAGGAGCAGGAACGTGCTCCTGGTGCTCGCCCACCCCGACGACGAGTCCAT GTTTTTTAGTCCAACGATTCTTTTCCTCGAATCAAAAGGTCACAAGCTTCATGTTTTGTGCATGTCTCTTG GTAACGCTGATGGTTTTGGAGATACTCGTAAAGAAGAATTGTACAATGCATGCGCTACTCTTAAG ATTCCAGCTGAGCAAGTTGCAGTCTTGGACCATCAAAATTTGCAG GATGGGTTTCATGAGGAATGGGATCATGGACTACTAGCAGAACTTACCATGGAGCAGATCCAACTGTGGGATATCGACACA ATTGTGACCTTTGATTCCTATGGAGTATCAGGCCATCCGAATCATCGTGATGTTCATCATGGCATATG CAAGCTTCTTCATGAGAATCAGCAAGAAAATATTGAAGCGTGGGAACTT GTAAGCCTGAACATGTTTCGGAAATACAGTGGTGCAGTTGAAATTTGGTTATCTCCGTTGATCTCGTCAAGTTCAAAGCAACTG gTTTAG
- the LOC119357183 gene encoding N-acetylglucosaminyl-phosphatidylinositol de-N-acetylase-like isoform X3 — protein MAPVLSMFFSPTILFLESKGHKLHVLCMSLGNADGFGDTRKEELYNACATLKIPAEQVAVLDHQNLQDGFHEEWDHGLLAELTMEQIQLWDIDTIVTFDSYGVSGHPNHRDVHHGICKLLHENQQENIEAWELVSLNMFRKYSGAVEIWLSPLISSSSKQLVCCLVNCSPSRTFKAMAAHRSQWVWFRRLFVTLSSYTYVNMLQKF, from the exons ATGGCGCCGGTCCTATCCAT GTTTTTTAGTCCAACGATTCTTTTCCTCGAATCAAAAGGTCACAAGCTTCATGTTTTGTGCATGTCTCTTG GTAACGCTGATGGTTTTGGAGATACTCGTAAAGAAGAATTGTACAATGCATGCGCTACTCTTAAG ATTCCAGCTGAGCAAGTTGCAGTCTTGGACCATCAAAATTTGCAG GATGGGTTTCATGAGGAATGGGATCATGGACTACTAGCAGAACTTACCATGGAGCAGATCCAACTGTGGGATATCGACACA ATTGTGACCTTTGATTCCTATGGAGTATCAGGCCATCCGAATCATCGTGATGTTCATCATGGCATATG CAAGCTTCTTCATGAGAATCAGCAAGAAAATATTGAAGCGTGGGAACTT GTAAGCCTGAACATGTTTCGGAAATACAGTGGTGCAGTTGAAATTTGGTTATCTCCGTTGATCTCGTCAAGTTCAAAGCAACTGGTATGTTGTCTAGTTAACTGTAGCCCTTCCAGAACTTTTAAGGCAATGGCTGCACACAGAAGCCAGTGGGTTTG gTTTAGAAGATTGTTTGTAACACTTTCAAGTTACACGTACGTAAACATGCTCCAGAAATTTTAG